The segment AGTGTTGAGGGGTCTTTGTGTGTCAGGTGTAATCCTGGAGCCTTGGAAGATGCTCTTTGCAAGCGTGTCATGGTAACACCAGAGGAGGTTATAAAAAGGAGCCTTGATCCTTACAATGCAACCATTAGCAGGGATGGTTTAGCAAAGACGATATACTCTCGCTTGTTTGACTGGTAAGACAATAATGCCATCCTGTTCTTTATAGTATTTTGCAACAtgcaagaagaaagaaaaaactcACTCTCCATTGTGAACCACCACTATTTTTCAGGCTTGTTGACAAAATTAATAGTTCCATTGGGCAAGATGCTAGTTCTAAATGTCTTATTGGTGTGCTGGACATCTATGGTTTTGAGAGCTTCAAGGCGAACAGGTAACCTTCACTGCAATATAATCTTGTATCTACAATCCACAATGTTCTTTTGAAAGACTGACACATCATAATTTCTGCAGTTTTGAACAATTCTGCATTAACTATACAAATGAGAAATTGCAGCAACATTTCAATCAGGTAACATTTGGTCGCAAGGAATGTTTCATGTGCATGAGACTTGATAGCCATTTATCAACCAAAAGAATACACATTTATGTCAGAGGTATTTCTTTGTTCTTTTCAGCACGTTTTCAAGATGGAACAAGAGGAATACACTAAAGAACAAATTGATTGGAGTTATATCGAGTTTGTGGATAATCAAGATGTTCTTGACCTTATCGAGAAGGTACACGTAGATATCAACATATAAATTTAATATAAagcattttttagaaaaaaagttTCCCCTGCTTTATTAAGAATAAAGCATTCAACAAAGTTTAGCACAAAGCGTCAAGGCGTGCCGGCCAACAACATCGCCTGACGACTAGGAGCATAAAACACTTCATAAGGTTCTGGCAACCTCTCGTTACTCTCCGTACTACTCGGCTGAGCTATATTTATCAAAGACAGAGAAGTTGAGGCTTCCAAGTTCCAACTCTGATGTTCCAGGTGCCATCTGATCCTCCCAGCCAATCCTTAATGGTTGGCTCATTTGCACTTCCAACAAAGTCACCAGCGCTTCCACCTGGTTCCCAAGCTCTTGCATGTACATTGGTCCCTATAATCTCAGCATCTTTGCGCTTCTGATCAGCGCCATCTGTTCCCCAGTCCATTGTGTCCCCTGAAAATATAAATTGTTGCGAAGTTTccataagcaccataaaacagcggaagtaagAATATTAGTGATAGCATGTTTTTTGTTAGCTATCCACCGTGAAGCAACAAACTCGAAATCCCAAGTCCCACAAATGCCTGTTAAGTGTTAACTCTAAAACAATGACCCACATTCTTTTTTGCCACACAACATTCGAAAAAGAGGTGACAAATAGACTCTTGTTCTTCATAGAACAGAAAGTTCTTCCCTTCTTTTCCCTAAATTGTCTCTGGTAAGCAGTTTGTTCTTTGATAAGAGccacaaaaaaaaattgcagccTAGGGGGTATTTTAAGTTTCCGTACAGTATGAACAGAGATGGGGAAAAGTCCCCTATGAGGCCCTATCCGTTTCATCCCCGGATCGGAAGGGATTTGATCCCCTATAATTCAAAATCCCCTTTGATCCCTCTCCAATCCACTTGGATTAGAATAAACGAACAGTCCCTGAGTGATCACATCATACAGAGATTGAACTGAATATTTTCCAGATGAGTTAAAACTCCACAATAAGTGATCTTCCTCCTCAACTAAACTTACATCCTCCATGATAGCTATGAGGTCATACCTCATATTCATTAACCTTTCCAAGACATTTCTTCTAAAAGAAAGCATAAACTGATTACCATCCTAAACCTAAGCTATAGTTTTATTTTGTTGTTCACAGATAACATAAAGCGGCCAAAATTGTATAGCTACGCTAGAGTTTCCAAACCAGTAATATAAAGCATTTTGAAGTTGAACATTCAAATTATGTAATTTATAGCTTTTTTCGCATTTTGGTGTCACCTTGCATAGTCGCATCAATCATGCGtagtgggccttgtttagttcccaaattttttttgactttgaacactgtatcactttcatttttatttgataaatattatccaatcatgaagtaactaggctcaaaaaattcgttttgcaatttacagacaaactaggtaattattttttattttcgtctatatttaatactcaatgcatatgccacaagattcgatcttacgagaaatcttgaaaagcttttgatttttgggtgaactaaataaggccgtgGTATATGTGCTGATTTTGAAAAACTGGTATATGTGCTCATGTGAAATGCAATCAAGCACTTCTCAATTATGGATACGATAAGGCATGGTTTAGTTTCAAGATTTCGTATCACATTGAATTTTTGGATGTatttatggagcattaaatatagacgaaaacaaaaaactaattatatagtttatttgtaatttacgacataaattttttgaacctaattaatagtaattgtcaaatacaaacaaaaatacgtaGTTAAagtcaaaaaattttgcgaactaaataaggcctaaatatATGGTGTCCTGGGGGTGCTGGCGCCCCCCTCCTTTATATGGAGCCGTTGCCAGGTGCGCTGTTGGCCTGTGACGGTGTTTCTTCCTCCACCTCCCTCGTCTCGCGTTTCTCCGCCCTGGTCCGTGCTCCCCGTAAGCACAGCCCGCCCCCGTCCGCGCCTCCCTATGAGCACGACCCCTTTGTGAGGGCGCGCGTGCCTCCCCACGAGCTCGCCCCTCCTGTTCGTGATGCAGCAGCTGGATCCAAGAGGAGATGGGGAGGAGCAGAGGAGGTCGTGGGGAGCGGAGGCAGCCGCGGTGGATCCGCCCCTCCTCCCCGTGACGCAGCAGCTGGAGGCCAGGAGGAGACGGAGAAGAGCAGAGGAGGGTCGTGGGGATGAGCAGGGCCATGGCTGGCGTACTAGTTGGATGTGATGCGAGGAAGATGGGTGACGCCGCGGCGGTGTGAGTGGTGACTGGTGAGGATGAGAAAGACGGCTCCGTTAGCTCTGTTTGCTTCAGTTTATTTCTATttgtataaggccttgtttagttccaaaaaatttcagatttcccgtcgcatcgaatcttgcagcacatgcacagGGTATTAATATaattgaaaataaaaactaattgcatattttaccagtaatttatgagacaaatcttgcgagacaaatcttacgagcttagtccatgattggataataattaccaagtattaacgaaagtgctaccgtacctaaaatccaaaatttttgccaactaaacaaggcctaacataaACGGCAGTAAAGCTGGATACAGTGGAAGGGCCATTTGGTACTCATAAActtattcaggccttgtttagttgggagATAGAAATTTtttggtgtcacatcggatgtttcGTAGGATATTGGAAGGGGCAtttggatactaataaaaaaactaattacataacttgACTCGAAActgcgagacgaatttattaagcctaattaatccatcattagcacatgtaggttactgtagcacttaaggctaatcatggactaactaggcttaaaagattcgtctcgtgatttccaaccaaactgtataattagtttatttttatctatatttagtactccatgcatgtgttcaaatattcgatgtgataggtgaaaactttttgggtagaaaactaaacaaggcctcattagAGAAGCAAAAGCAATGCAAATGACCCTTGTTTTGGCCAGAGAAAGATGTTTCACCCATTTTTATTGTACTTCTTTTAGATCTCAGAAATCTTTATGAGTCAGTTTTCTAGTGGATTTTTACTTTGTTTCATGTATTAATGGGTTTAACGATAATACTGAATTTTATTTGATTGTCCTCCATTTGCAGAAACCTGGTGGTGTTATTGCACTTCTTGATGAGGCATGGTATGTCTAACGATCATCTTTCTTGtttttcatgtcttctccatggTGTATATTCACCTGTGTGACATAACTGACTGTGAGTCTATGACCAATGACTAGATGAAAAGTTATGTTAACATGCTCCCTTTCCCTCTCTTTTTACTGCATCCAGTATGTTTCCCAAGTCAACACACGAGACATTTGCCCAGAAGTTGTACCAGACTTTTCAAAAGCACAAACGATTTGTAAAGCCAAAGTTATCTCGTACCGATTTTACAATTTGTCACTATGCTGGAGAGGTACCTTTTTTGTAGAATTCAGTTACATGAGGGTATTATTGTATATTCTTGTTTGCGCTGATGCTGGTGGACTTATGGTATTCAGGTGTTGTATCAGTCTGATCAATTCCTTGACAAAAATAAAGACTATGTTGTGGCAGAGCACCAGGAACTGCTAAGTGCTTCTAAATGCTCATTTATCTCTGGATTATTTCCACCTCCACCAGAGGAGACATCTAAATCTTCCAAGTTCTCTTCCATTGGAGCTCGCTTTAAGGTTAGATCTACATCCATTTACTTTTCTCTCCTTTTGTTGATATGCAAAGTGGATTTTTCATTTCTATGCTTTCTACATGGCAGCAACAACTTCAAGCCCTTATGGATACATTAAACTCTACAGAGCCTCACTATATCAGATGCGTGAAGCCAAATAATGTTCTAAAACCAGCGATTTTTGAGAATGTCAATGTCATGCAACAGTTGCGATGTGGTGTAAGTGATCTTGAACTATGACTTATTATTACGGTCTACTATAGTGCATATGGTAGCTAAGTTGAAATCTATCTATATGGAAAAATCGCTTGATTAACTTTCATGTTATTTATCATCAGGGTGTACTTGAGGCTATCAGGATCAGTTGTGCTGGGTATCCGACACGTCGCACATTTTATGAGTTTTTGCATCGTTTTGGAATACTTGCACCTGAGGCCCTTGAAGGGAAGTAAGTTTGTTATTGAACTTGTGTTGATTTGTATTTTCACAATGGTGTTGCTAGTGCTTCTAACAGTGCCTTTTATTTTTAATATCTTAACAGTAGCGATGAAAAAGTTGCATGCAAGAGGATTTTGGAAAAAAAGGGCCTATTAGGCTTTCAGGTAACGTGAACTCAAATTCATTTTTCTTATCGCATAGTTGTGTTAACCAAAGTTAATGCCTAACTTATGGGAGAGCTATTAGTGATCTCTCAAAGCAATTTGTTCATGGTTTTTCGTACTCCCTCCGTTTCCAAATATATGGCATTTACAGGGCAAGCTAATTAGTTAAAAACTGAATTGGTTAGCTCCTCCTATATTTTAAAATGGAGGAGGGGTACCTATTTACTAGTGCTTGCTTATTTTTACATTCCGGGCAACCAAACACTGCAAGCATAGCACCGAAATATAGACAAATACAAGACCTTGATAACTGTTTTGCATTAGGGATTCAATGTACTACTTATTTTCATCACACTAACTCGGATTtatatttcttagataggtaAAACAAAAGTTTTTCTGAGAGCCGGCCAGATGGCTGAACTAGATGCTAGGAGGACTGAAGTACTCAGTGCTGCGGCAAAAACAATTCAGGGGAAAATGCGGACACATATCATGCGAAAGAAGTTCCTTTCTTTGAGGAAGGCCTCTGTATGTGTTCAGGCCATATGGAGAGGTATGTTTTGCATATAATTAACTATAGCACTAACCCTGTTTCATTTTACTAATAACCAATTGACAATATCATGCTTCACGTTTTAGGAAGATTGGCTTGTAAACTGTATGATAACATGCGAAGGGAAGCAGCTGCCATCAAAGTTCAGAAAAACCAACGTAGGCATCAGGCAAGAAGATCCTACAAGCTCCACTATGCTTCTGTTCTTGTAGTGCAAACTGCATTGCGAGCAATGGCAGCACGAAAGGAGTTCAGATTTAAGAAGCAATCTACGGGAGCAGTTACAATTCAGGTGGTTTTGAGTTACTAGTAAACAATTATCCAACTCAACTGAGCTAATGATTCGACAATGGATATGTACCTTACCTAAATGCTCTGACTCTGCATGGCAGGCTCGTTATAGGTGCCATAGGGCTCATAAGTACCATAAGAAGTTGAAATGGGCAGCCATTGTTGCACAATGCAGATGGAGGGGAAGAATTGCAAGGAAAGAACTAAAGAAACTCAAAATGGTATGCATTGTATCCCAGTAAATGCACTATTGTACATGTCATGTTTCGTGTTATTGAAACTTCAAGGAATGAAAGATATAACCACATGCCCGAGGAGAGTAAATGATGCCATTTTCTGCGGAGTAGATCATAAAGTTGGCAACGATGTAGCAGCATCAGAGTGTGCAAAAGACTGTCATTTCTAATGCATTGCAATATGTTATCATCTTCTCTTTAGGAAGCAAGAGAAACAGGTGCACTCAAGGAAGCAAAGGATAAACTCGAAAAGAAAGTGGAAGAACTTACATGGCGCGTGCAGTTAGAGAAACGACTAAGGGTATCTTTTCTTTTAACTTCTTTGTTTCTTCTCATATCTTCCATTCCGTAAGCACTTCTAAGAAGCAAAACATAACGGTGTCAATATTTCAGCTTCTGTAGTTTTAATATGTGCTAAGATATTGACATATTACTATTGTTTCAATTATTTGACACAAGTGACTCCATGTGCACACAGACAGACTTGGAAGAAGCAAAAGCACAGGAGTTGTCAAAAATGCAGATTTCTATGGAAGCATTACAAGCTAAACTGGATGAGGCAAACACAAAGCTTGCCAAGGAGCGAGAAGCTGCCAAGACTATTGAAGAAGCGCCTCCTGTAGTGAAGGAAACTCAGGTCATCGTCCAAGACACCGAAAAGATTGATTCCTTAACAACAGAAGTTCAAGAACTTAAGGTTTGCAGTCTACACCAACTGTTGTCCGGAATTTTCTATTCATTTGCTCATCCTTTTACAACAACGTGACCCTATCAAATAAACTGAAGTGCTTCATATTTGGACAATTGAACACTTACACTCAATTTCTGACGTCTGACTTCATTTGCTGTAGACTTCATTACAATTAGAAAAACAAAGAGCTGATGATTTAGAAAAGAAACGTTCTGaagaggaacaagcaaatgaagAAAAGCAAAAGAAACTGGATGAGACTGAAAACAAAATGCGTCAATTTCAGGACTACCTAAGAAGGTTTATGCTTTTTACATGCTCCTCATTTGCTTTTGTGCTTCCACCACTGATGTTTCTATGTTTTGTCCTATTTTGCATGATCCATATCCAAATTCTCCTTTCATATTTAATCTTTAGACTACACCTTTCCAGCAAAATACATGCTAGAGTTCGTTAAACCATATGTGTGTGTGATCTGCATGTTCTCATTCAGGTTAGAAGAGAAACTCGCTAATGTAGAATCTGAAAATAAAGTGCTTCGTCAGCAAGCTGTCTCAATGGCTCCAAGCAAAATTCTTTCTGGCCGCTCCAAGTCCAATTTACAAGTGAGTGTTGCTATTTCTTTTATCTTATCTTCAATTTTGCAAGATTCCATCAATGAATTACACCTCTTGTTTGGTCTACAGAGAAACTCTGAAAATGTTCAAGTATCAAGCAATGATCCAAAAATAACTCCAGTAAGTGGTTTTCCATAGGTTATAGCAGCATACAATAAATTACTTGAAATATATCAAGTAAACCTTTGTTTCTCTATTGGTGCTTCAGGAATCCAATAATACGTCCTCACCTAAAAAGGAATACGATATTGATGATAAGCCACAGAAGTCACTTAACGAAAAGCAACAGGTGTGGCCTGCCATCTATTCATGTGTCTTCAGGATCACTACATAGAtccttggattcatgttgctatgTCAACTGATATGTTTTGGACCTTTGCAGGAGAATCAAGATCTATTAATTAGGTGCATCGCACAACATTTAGGCTATGCTGGGAATAGGCCAGTTGCTGCTTGTATTATATACAAATGCCTTCTTCATTGGAGATCATTTGAAGTAGAACGGACAAGTGTTTTTGATCGCATCATTCAAACCGTTGGACATGCAATTGAGGTTATAATCATGATGCAATTTTCTTCTATCACCTACAACACTAAAGTAACATCATTTTGCTTGTGTTATGTAGACACAAGACAACAATGAAGTCCTAGCATACTGGCTTTCAAATGCTTCGACGCTATTGCTATTGCTTCAACGGACATTAAAGGCTAGTGGATCAACTGGTATGGCTCCACAGCGTCGACGGTCATCTTCTGCTACACTTTTTGGACGAATGACGCAGGTATATGCTCTTATTTTTTGCGCtcatttttcttttgttcttctttaaatgaagctttatatttaataaatatgctTTTTATTACCTATCTAATTCTAGAGCTTCAGAGGAGCGCCACAAGGTGTAAATCTTTCTCTCATAAATGGAAGCATGGTTACTGGCGTTGAAACTCTGAGACAAGTCGAAGCCAAGTATCCTGCTTTACTGTTTAAACAGCAGCTTACAGCATATGTGGAGAAGATATATGGAATGATCCGGGATAATTTGAAGAAAGAGATATCTCCCTTGCTTGGCTTGTGCATTCAGGTATTCATGATTTCTTAGTAAAGAGAATGATAACCATCATGTTGTCTTGTCGAACTGATGGCTTCATGTGATTCTCCTTTTCAATACTAACACTGCGGGCCCCGAGAACATCAAGGGCAAGCTTAATGAAAGGGTCTTCACGTTCAAACACTAATACCGCTGCCCAACAAGCTTTGATTGCTCACTGGCAGGGGATTGTGAAGAGCCTAGGAAATTTTGTGAACATACTGAAAGCGAACAATGTCGGTATAATGTTTCTTTTTTGTCTTCATTTCTTAGATTAATTTTTTTGGACACTAGAAAAGCATTATTcgtataattttttttgcatgatcactaaacatgattaaagttgtGTATCATTGTGCCCTGCTTGTATATGACACTGCTGCAGGTTCCTCCTTTCTTGGTGCGAAAAGTATTCACTCAAATATTCTCATTTATCAATGTACAACTATTTAACAGGTAAATTACTTAACTATTGACTTTTGAAACTCCAGAAGTGTCTTACTGAACTTCATTTCAACATGGTCTGTCTGTTTTCAGTTTACTACTGAGAAGGGAGTGTTGTTCATTCAGTAATGGCGAGTATGTAAAAGCAGGATTAGCTGAACTTGAACATTGGTGCTATAGGGCTACTGATGAGGTATCATTAGCTATTCTTATTACATGCCAATTATAGATGGTATAAACATATTCATGAATGAAGATTGTACAACAATTTGTTCTAAACCATATGTCAGTTTTAACTTTTTATGCACATGCTTCTTCTGTGACTAACaacaaaagaaaataaacataAAGGTATTTTTTGGGTTCAAAACATAACAAAGATACATGTTATTTGAACGCTTATAACTTAGCATCAAAATTGAGTTCTCATCTAATGCTTTTCCTACTTGCAGTATGCAGGTTCAGCCTGGGATGAGCTTAAACATATTAAACAAGCTATTGGTTTCCTGGTAATTTGTTTTTCCATTTCTCCTATCATGACAAATTGACAATACAAGGAGTGATGCATAAAGTGTAGATTGCAGCTTCAAAATATAGCAAAATCAAATTATAGTTCTCTCTTTAATCCTTATTACAGGTAATTCATCAAAAGCCAAAGAAAACATTCGATGAAATAAGTCATGACCTTTGTCCGGTAAGGGTCAAATTTTTTATTGTCTAATTTTGTCCCTCGCTCTGCTAGGAGAGAGATATTCCCTTGGATCTTGTTAAGAACATCATGACTTCCTTTTTAGGTACTTAGTATACAACAACTATACAGGATTAGTACTATGTACTGGGATGACAAGTATGGAACGCATAGTGTCTCCCCAGAGGTAAACTTCATACTGTACAGCATTTTTGCATTTCATTACAACTGGATAATAATTGACCATGTATGATTATCATATTAGGTAATATCAAACATGAGAGTATTAATGACAGAAGACTCCAACAATCCTGTAAGCAATTCATTCCTCCTGGATGATGACTCGAGGTTACTTTCTCTTCGCTCATATCAATCGTTTGTCCTATGccactttttttcctttttaaagTACTTGTACTTATGCAACTACACTTTTTAATGCAGCATACCATTCTCTGTGGATGACATATCCAAATCAATGCAGCAGATTGACATATCTGACATTGAGCCGCCTCCATTGATCCGAGAGAACTCTGGTTTTGTATTCTTGTTGCCGCCGCCTGAATAGATGTGTGGCATGATGGCCAATTGGGTCAAAATGATTGCAAGAACCCAGAATGGTTATTGGGCGACAATCTATGCAGAGATAGATTTCTCTAGTTACTTGTGCCCAATGGAATGAAGTGCATGGCTTCCTCGTTAGCACCTTCGTGGCTTTACAGATAGATGTTGATCATCTACACCATGGCAAATGTAACAAATCTGCTAGTTTTTTATGGAATGCCTGGACTCACCTAGTGTTGATCCACCTCTAGTCAAGTAGTTGCGCACCCCATAGTGCtattgtttgtctgtttgttcCCATTCATCTTTGCCTTCGATTAATTTCAAAAGTCCAGAGCTTTGGTACCCTAGTTCAAGTCTAGTTTAGAAGGGCTTAGTAAAACGAGTAGAAATTCACCCTTTCCTTTCCTCAGGTTATTTTTAGTTCTAGAGCATTTTGTGGTGAGTTTGTCAGAGCTGGGCAAATAGGATTTTACTTTCCTTTGTCATCAACGGTTCGGTTCTTCGGTGACATCTTTGTATTATTACTGATCTTGTGTATACGTAACATTGAACCACATGCCTACAATGATATAGATGACTATTTTGAATGAATCATTATGTGAGTGTGTTTGTGTATTTTTGTCTTTCCGTTTTGAATGTATTTTCTGTTCTTCCTAGACGCAAGAGGTGAACTAGTTTTATGTGATATGTTTCACTTCTGGGATAGTTTTATACCGGTCTGATTTTCCGCCTCGAGCTCTAAAACAGGACAACTTGCCAATTCAACTCTCAAATTTGTTTAAATTACCTCTTTGCCATGAGTAGAAGTGGTTTCTCAAGGTGACTTCAtcttttttagttttataaataattcGATAAATACCTAATAAGGTTTAAACCACAAAGAATATCTCTAAGCTTAACAAAATATTTAAAGATCATGAAAGTATCGCTAAAAGCTTGAAAAAATAGATTTAGCTTTAGGAAAATGAGGAAACTATCTAAACAAATAGGAATTCTCAAACTTTGTACAACAAAACAGGAAATGCAACCAACATGAATGCAAAGTACGAATGCATCCATCATTATATTTATGTTGCACTCTTGCTCAGTGCATCTAATATTTTTATTGTGGaaagttttaaaatttcttAGACATTGGTTAATGTTTTTTGATATATCTAGATTTTTCTAGACATTTTACCATTTTCTAGAACTAAATCTATTTTTGGAAGTTTTTACAAATATTTTTAATGAGTCCTAAATATTTTAATTTGGGTCTGCAGTGTCTCATTTTGTCTCTAGGTTTTTCTTGGATTTTTTAGAAGCTtagagattttttttcttaGTTTAAAACCCTTATTAGATATTTATCTGACTTTTTaataactaataaaaaaataaaactaaaacaCTTGTAACCGTCATAAGGGTTGATTTAGTCA is part of the Sorghum bicolor cultivar BTx623 chromosome 10, Sorghum_bicolor_NCBIv3, whole genome shotgun sequence genome and harbors:
- the LOC8057883 gene encoding myosin-11; protein product: MGTKVNIIVGSHVWAEDPDTCWVDGEVVKINGEEAEIQATNGKKIVANLSKLYPKDMEAAAGGVDDMTKLSYLHEPGVLENLAIRYELNEIYTYTGNILIAVNPFQRLPHLYDPHMMQQYKGAPFGELSPHVFAVADVAYRAMINENKSNAILVSGESGAGKTETTKMLMRYLAYLGGRAATEGRTVEQQVLESNPVLEAFGNAKTVRNNNSSRFGKFVEIQFDKHGRISGAAIRTYLLERSRVCQISDPERNYHCFYLLCAAPQEDVEKYKLGNRKTFHYLNQSNCYELVGVSDAHEYLATRRAMDIVGISTQEQDAIFRVVAAILHVGNIEFSKGKEVDSSVLKDEKSKFHLETTAELLMCNPGALEDALCKRVMVTPEEVIKRSLDPYNATISRDGLAKTIYSRLFDWLVDKINSSIGQDASSKCLIGVLDIYGFESFKANSFEQFCINYTNEKLQQHFNQHVFKMEQEEYTKEQIDWSYIEFVDNQDVLDLIEKKPGGVIALLDEACMFPKSTHETFAQKLYQTFQKHKRFVKPKLSRTDFTICHYAGEVLYQSDQFLDKNKDYVVAEHQELLSASKCSFISGLFPPPPEETSKSSKFSSIGARFKQQLQALMDTLNSTEPHYIRCVKPNNVLKPAIFENVNVMQQLRCGGVLEAIRISCAGYPTRRTFYEFLHRFGILAPEALEGNSDEKVACKRILEKKGLLGFQIGKTKVFLRAGQMAELDARRTEVLSAAAKTIQGKMRTHIMRKKFLSLRKASVCVQAIWRGRLACKLYDNMRREAAAIKVQKNQRRHQARRSYKLHYASVLVVQTALRAMAARKEFRFKKQSTGAVTIQARYRCHRAHKYHKKLKWAAIVAQCRWRGRIARKELKKLKMEARETGALKEAKDKLEKKVEELTWRVQLEKRLRTDLEEAKAQELSKMQISMEALQAKLDEANTKLAKEREAAKTIEEAPPVVKETQVIVQDTEKIDSLTTEVQELKTSLQLEKQRADDLEKKRSEEEQANEEKQKKLDETENKMRQFQDYLRRLEEKLANVESENKVLRQQAVSMAPSKILSGRSKSNLQRNSENVQVSSNDPKITPESNNTSSPKKEYDIDDKPQKSLNEKQQENQDLLIRCIAQHLGYAGNRPVAACIIYKCLLHWRSFEVERTSVFDRIIQTVGHAIETQDNNEVLAYWLSNASTLLLLLQRTLKASGSTGMAPQRRRSSSATLFGRMTQSFRGAPQGVNLSLINGSMVTGVETLRQVEAKYPALLFKQQLTAYVEKIYGMIRDNLKKEISPLLGLCIQAPRTSRASLMKGSSRSNTNTAAQQALIAHWQGIVKSLGNFVNILKANNVPPFLVRKVFTQIFSFINVQLFNSLLLRRECCSFSNGEYVKAGLAELEHWCYRATDEYAGSAWDELKHIKQAIGFLVIHQKPKKTFDEISHDLCPVLSIQQLYRISTMYWDDKYGTHSVSPEVISNMRVLMTEDSNNPVSNSFLLDDDSSIPFSVDDISKSMQQIDISDIEPPPLIRENSGFVFLLPPPE